Below is a window of Ciona intestinalis chromosome 5, KH, whole genome shotgun sequence DNA.
TTGTTCCCTTAGGAATTACATAGTTTGCGAAGTTTACagtttctgttgttttatgCGGAACGCCTGTTCGGACACGTGTACGAAATCGAAACACCTCTTGTATAAATGCTGAGGTGAATGGCATTGATTTGCGATCGCTTATGCTCGGGCGGTTGTTGTTACCTAAAAGAAGTCACCACATGTAGTTATGTGCAACATCCCGTTCAGAGTCATAAAggaagttaatttaaattatgctCGGTCGGTTGATCCTACCTAAAAGAAGTCAAATCTCCGTTAGCAAGAACACTGATTGTGGAATACGattggaaaaaatgaaacatttactaaataaataaacacaaatgtttAGGCTATTTGTTCACGCCCTCGTGTTGCACCCGTTATATACGTATATAGTCTATACCAAagttggtctatactaactttggtctaTACTCCATATAGAACTAACAGCTAGTTGCTTTATAACTGGTTACAATAAAGTGCTTAAAATAAAGTGCCTTTTCGCAGTGACTTACCAATGACGTCAAGAATTTCATTTCTCAGTTTCTTTTGTGCTTGTGGATAATGGATGAGACATAGTATTGCCCAATTAAGTGTACCAGTGGTGGTTTGCGTTCCAGCTTCAAATATTTCCCGCAGGTACTGTACAAGCTGTCGATCCTTTGATTTGAGAGATATATTAACGAAAGTTGTACATTTTGGTTCGAGTTAGCTTACACTTCGTGTCGCAATACACTGTTTTTGCTATAGCCTATATTAAATGAACCTTTTACTTATCATTTGTATAAGTTATTATTACTGTAAAACTGTCGTCTTTTCCATTGTCAACCTCGCAAATGAAAGCATCAGTAAAGTCtcgaatgttatttttgtcgAAAGATATTCTGTGTTGGTCTACCAGTTCTTGAAAAACGTCTGCAGAAAGTAAGTTTATCAGTACATCAGTACAATATTTGAGGACAATGAAGAAGTATCacttatactttataaaaaatgggGAATCACAGTTGAAACAATCCCACTGTAATACAGTTTGTGGATTACAATCACAGATTATCAAAATTCCATTTAAATTAGATTTCAAATATAATTGCATTAAAACGTTACTGGTAAATGTTTTCTTACCATAATCATTGTTGAAACATACTTTGAACAACTTTCGACTTTTTTACCTTAAAGATTTTGAGGTTGCGGCTTTAAACAAAGTTCATTCCACCTATATTTTGGCCGGCCTTGATTGTGCATGCGTGCAAACCCTACTACGCATGTACATAAGATGGGGCCCGATATTATGTGGAAGCCGCGTGGACATATCTGCAGAATATCCTCCTGAATGATATGCCTATACCGTAGCAAATATccatatttttactttattagaTAATACTGTACATAAATACGAAACTTATCTGTACTTAAGCAATGAACTATACTCTCCATCAAATATTTCGTTTTGgtgaatttaattaaacttttgaatGAAGACTCTCNNNNNNNNNNNNNNNNNNNNNNNNNNNNNNNNNNNNNNNNNNNNNNNNNNGCAGTTATGTTGCAGATTACATTCATGACTGCGTTGGTCAAGatttcctaaaataaaattattttttgtcttcTTTGTAATTTTGTCGGTATCCTAGGGCTAACTCGAATGTGTATAACATATTTAGTATCGTTTTTTAATACATTCTTGTATAATCCcgtttttttacacatagcCACCGATACTTACAGAAATGTCAAATGGTTTTCCTCCTTTTGAAAGAATTTCTTTGTTCATTACCTCCACCTCTTCATAGATTCGATTTTCTAAGCTCTTCTTACCAACCCCGAACCTGAACAAAGGTTTTGAACCGTATAAACGCATAAGCTACAACCACTATATTGGCTTaactataaaactattttaaaaaaacagctaagataaaaatttattgaagattaaaacacgattgcccaaatgtgttatttatacatgccaactatatatatatataggtacgTGTGATGAAAATAGACAAGAATGTACCCTCGAAAGGTAAGATGTCCAAACTTTCTCTGTGTCTTCCATGTTGGGTTAAAATCTCTCATAACAAGTCCTTTGCACTCAGTTATTTCATTCGCCAATTTCATGTACGGACGGCCCGAGAATGCACTGCCTGCCTTCACGAAGCTCTAAAAGTGAGATTCAATCTTCACAAGACTATATGATGTAAGACTGTagtgttttataatacttttttattctttaggTATGCTTGGAGTTCATGATATTCTTATTGTTGTTGCGTGTTATAAAACGATTGCAGTTTACACATCTAGTGTGGTGGGAGACCctcttagcacataatatccaaatatcttaattgtgttttaaataattagagTCTtcagaatacggttttataattctttgaaatcatttgtttaccaccaagtgcgtcaagaaaaaagaatgaaacggtgtcctatcttccccaccctactacattacCTGATAAACAGCTTCGTAGTTTCCCATGACAACCCAATCATCATTTCCCATTCTCACCGACATCACCGGACCATATTTCTTGCTCCATTTGTGCATCGTTCGCTCTGAGTATTTTTCTAGGAACGGCAAAACTCCGACGATTGGGAAACCGCGAGGTCCAGGTGGAAATCGAGAGGGTCTTCGATACCaagtataaaacaataataagcAAATGAGCGTTAGTATTGTCGGGGCAATACTCAAATCGGTTAACACGAGTTCTATCATTCTGAAACGTTGAGCACAGCACTAAAACTGCTGCTTTGTATAGCGAACCTGAAACGTAATGCCGCTTTAGTGTTTGCTGCGCGAAAACGCTTTCTCTTACAAAGGAAATAGCGCTATGCAACCCTACGAGCTATAAATCATGTATTGTCTTAAAACGTTGTGAGACCATCTGCTGTTCTACACATCACGTGACTGATGCGTGATACACATGTCGTGTTGTTTTCATGTCAGCGATTTTACTATAAGTATAAATCATGCTTTGacaattttgaaaactttttttttaacctaaCTGTGTACGCGTATGATGTATTAACACATCATTTCTATTTACGTGGACGCAGAAGGGAGCACAATTTTGAGATCGTAAACGAATTGTTAAATGTCACATGTTACTAAAATATTGCGATCATTAGCAACCACTAATTGAtatattgaaacaaatttatttttaaaagttaatgttGCCACGATTTTATtcgtatagtaggatggggggaaatgggacacctgtaacatataatatccaaataccctgattgtgttttaaacaattaacaacggtatgtggatgtcgtgaggatacggttttataattctttgaatgttctttgtttactaccaaatgaaaagagaaaattaaataaaaaggtggTCCATCTTCCACCGCGctactatatgtgttttatgctaaATTGCCCTAACGGCCTTGGTTCGACGATGGTATATACaaatacagtaacaaaatACCGCAAAGTTAGCTACGCGGCAACTGTGGCACAATGTGTAAGAAatacaacacccgtgttataaagtcCATATGTATTGATAACATTTTCAATAGTGGTTACATTTAGATTTGGTTCGCCACTATTTTATAAGGTAGAGGAACGAATGCAGCTCCGTTCGTACCGTGGTTGATTTCAGGAAGATCTGGTTCGTTCGGATCGGGAAGAAACTCAAACTTCTGAATCATTGAAATCAGGAAGATGAAGATTTCCATTCGAGCAAGTTGTTCTCCCAAGCAATGACGTGGACCCACCGAGAAAGGTATCACGTGATTCGACTGAACAAAGTTTCCTTTGTCATCGAGGTGACGCTCAGGTTTAAACTTGCTTGGTTCGTCCCACACATCTGGATCGTTGTGCACCGCCCACAGGTTTGGTGACACCTAATTAAAAATAGACATGAAACACGACACATCACAGTGTACTGCTAAAAATGTCGTTCAATTTTTTGGGAATTAAACCATCTGCTCAGGGTTTTTATTTCAATCGGAcgattaaatgaatgtatgaaatCTCTTACCGTTACGCCTTTTGGAATTGTGTATCCGTTAACCGTTGCATCTTCATTTACTTTGTGGGGCACACTCAGTGGGACTAAAGTCCGGAACCTGAGTACTTCTTGTATAAAAGCACAGGTGTAAGGCATATCTGACTTATGCGACATACTCGCTGGCGTGTTGGGCCCTTTAACAggaatattaaatatgatgTTGGTTATATAGAAATTTAAACGCTTACCAATAATAGTCATTATTTCGTTGCGTAGTTTTTTCTGAGTTTCCGGGTAATGCAGCATACATAGTATTGCCCAACGACTGGTGCTTACAGTGGTCTCGGTACCGCCATCGAACAGGTCACGTATGTAGTTTAGCAGTTGGATGTACTGCAAAAAGTTCAcagctttataaaaaaaagtattttttttcattttctttttaaaattgatgGCGAAGATTACATTATTGAAACAACGAACAAAAGGAAATCAATAGCATtggacagtcgttaaaaaaagattcaaataaaaagtgttgAAATGGTGTCAGTTAAAAATGTgacttttaaaccaattttacTGTAAAAGAACGTAGAAAATGCCTTTGTTgggttttgttataaattaaaatttgtaacctgctttatcctcgcgtgactggaaaacgacagtcgttataacacgggtgttcatacacctcgtgccagcttacgagttaccatgtatatgtaactttgtgggtaattgtttgtaCCCATAACTTCTGGGTTAGAAGCAGGTAACAACTGAGCTACGGCACAAATTATACGTGAACACACGTATTTTACTCCTTTCTAACTTATACCGTGAATTCTGATCCAGATTCGTTTTTCTTCATTTCAAGGAGAAAGGCATCAATGAAGTCTCGTAGGTTATTTCCATCAAAATTCTTCTCGTGTTCTTTTATCACCTCTTCGAACACCTCTTTACGAAAAAAGCAATATAAAACTGGTTAAAGAAAGAGTGTCTTACGattcaaaactttttacatttttctgcTTTACAACTAGTTtgcaattaataaaacaactttcaaactgcatgtaaaaaagtaaatgaacGCCGCTATATAACCCAACCCATATGTTTTAGTTGACCCATCTCGTACCCGCTTCCGAGTTACcaaatgtaaatttgtaagcgattttatgtttttttatgtgactattcattagtaaccactgtgTTGAGGCAATCGTCGCTAAGTATCGCGTCAAGGAAACAAAAGCCAACAATATTAGTAAAATTAAACCTCCAACacttaatattaaatactttttaataccctttttattcaaataacgAATTTAAACTTGGCTAAATCTGTGAGAGCTAACACGTCACCCTAAACGTACCATGTAAAGCTCCGATGTCATCCCGAAAGATCT
It encodes the following:
- the LOC100179228 gene encoding cytochrome P450 2C4-like, with the translated sequence MIELVLTDLSIAPTILTLICLLLFYTWYRRPSRFPPGPRGFPIVGVLPFLEKYSERTMHKWSKKYGPVMSVRMGNDDWVVMGNYEAVYQSFVKAGSAFSGRPYMKLANEITECKGLVMRDFNPTWKTQRKFGHLTFRGFGVGKKSLENRIYEEVEVMNKEILSKGGKPFDISEILTNAVMNVICNITADQRFEYDDKNFRLLQHILTKWFLEPENTAAFANMIFVPLLCNIPPYRSKYLEVKRDMMQMADVFQELVDQHRISFDKNNIRDFIDAFICEVDNGKDDSFTVIITYTNDK
- the LOC100183929 gene encoding cytochrome P450 2U1, with the translated sequence MLTNLIANPSISPVLAILSCVIAFYYWYKRPKNMPPGPRGIPFLGIIPFVGMNPEQAFMQWSKKYGPVITVRMGRKDWVVLCDHDTIHQVLVKQSTVCSGRPKIPIVSELSKGHGILFADYCEKWKSQRKFGMKTLREFGVGKKCTEDRVLEEVDFLCNEIRSKNGKPFDIQDIMCNAVSNIIMNIVIGRRCNYDETFFTDVISRFTKWFNDPTAGAMFTGMMFLPQLKYVPPFSKYYKIFRDDIGALHEVFEEVIKEHEKNFDGNNLRDFIDAFLLEMKKNESGSEFTYIQLLNYIRDLFDGGTETTVSTSRWAILCMLHYPETQKKLRNEIMTIIGPNTPASMSHKSDMPYTCAFIQEVLRFRTLVPLSVPHKVNEDATVNGYTIPKGVTVSPNLWAVHNDPDVWDEPSKFKPERHLDDKGNFVQSNHVIPFSVGPRHCLGEQLARMEIFIFLISMIQKFEFLPDPNEPDLPEINHGTNGAAFVPLPYKIVANQI